Part of the Oerskovia paurometabola genome is shown below.
ACCCATTCGAGCGCGCGTCGTTGCGTCTCGGGACGACGGTGGAACGAGGTCGAGCGCGAGCCGGTCAGCATCGGTGACCGGGTCTTCATCGGTGCGGGGGCCATCGTGATGATGGGCGTGTCGATCGGGGACGAGGCCGTCGTGGGTGCGGGGGCGGTCGTCACCGCCGACGTCCCCCCGCGTACGGTCGTGGCCGGTGTCCCGGCACGGCCGGTGGCCCGGGTCGAGCTGCCCGACGACGACGGCCGCCCCGTCTTCGCCCCCGTCGACTGACGGGGGCGAAGACGGAGCGGCCGTCGGGCCGTCAGACCGTGAGTGCGCTGAGGCCGGCGTCGAGCGCCTGCTGGACGATCCGGTGAGCCGGGACGATCGAACGCCGCTCGACGTCGGCGTCCACCCGCCCGTCGACGAGGTCGACGAACCGGTCGAGCTGGGTGGCCAGCGGCTCCCGCCCGACGATCTCCGGCACCTCCATCTCGGTCGCCTGCCGGAACCCACGCCCTGACTCGTCGGACTCGATCGTGGTGTGCCGGTAGGACGTCACGCCGCGGCGCAGCAGGTCCACCTCGATCATCCGGTCGAGCTCCTGGATCATCAGGGTGCGGATCTTGCGCTGCCCGATCCTGCTGGCCGAGGCCGAGGCGATGCCGCCACCGTCGAAACGCAGGCTGGTCTCCACGACGTCCTCGGCACCCGGCACCGACGACGGGTGGAAGTGCCCGACCTCGACCGAGAGCCCGAGGGGGTCGCTGCCGCCGAAGATCTGGGAGATCAGGTCGACGTCGTGGACGAGCAGGTCCCAGCCCACACCGGTACGGATCCGCGGCGCGTAGGGCGAGTGGCGCTCCGCCCGGACGAAGCGGGGCTCCTCCACCATCTGACGCGCGACCAGGACCGCGGGGTTGTAGCGCTCGAGGAAGCCGCACATGAGCGGGGTGCCTGCGGCCTCCGCCGCGTCGAGCACCTCGTACGTCTGGGCGAGAGACGGGCACACGGGCTTCTCGATCAGGAGCGGCAGGCCCGCGCCGATCACGTCCAGCGCGAGCCGGTAGTGATGCTCGGTGGCGGCGGCGACGACCACGGCGTCGACGTCGCCGATCCCGTCGAGGTCGGCCGCCCAGCGGGAGCCGAGCTGGTCGGCCACCGGACGTCCGACGGACTCGGCGGGGTCGACGACGACCGCGAGCTCGGTGCGGGACGACTCGGCGATCACCCGGGCGTGGTTCCTGCCCATCGATCCCGCGCCGACGAGCGCGATCCGGAGGGCGCTCACGAGAGGACCTTGCGTACTGCGGAGGCGACGGTCTCGACGTCGTCCTCGCTCAGGCGCCCGTGGACGGGCAGCGACAGACAGCGGCTGGAGACGTCGTCGGCGACCGGGGTCTCGGAGATCACGACCCCAGGGTGCGAGCGGTAGCAGTCGTAGTCGTAGACCGGGCGGGGGTAGTAGACGCCGCTCGTGACGCCCTCCGCGCGGAGCGCCTCCATGATGCGGTCGCGCTCGTGCGCCACCTCGCTGGGCAGGAGGACGGTGAACTGGTGCCAGACGTGCTCCCGGCCAGGAAGCTGCTGGGGCAGGACGAGGCCCTCGACGCCGTCGAGGAGCTCGACGAGCCGGGCGGCGTTGGCGCGCCGGCGGGTCAGCTGCTCGGCGTAGCGGTCGAACTGGGGCAGCGCGACGGCTGCCTGGAGGTCCGTGAGCCGGTAGTTGTGGCCGGCGACCTCGTACTGGTAGCGCTGGCGCATGCCCTGGTTGCGCAGCACGCGCAGGCGGTCGGCGATCGCCGCGTCGTTCGTCGTGATCATGCCGCCCTCACCGCTCGTGAGGTTCTTCGTGGCGTAGAGGGAGAAGCAGCCGATCCCGAACGACCCGGCCCCGGCGCCCTCGAACGTGGCGCCGTGCGACTGCGCCGAGTCCTCGACGAGAGCGAGGCCCTGGCGGCCCGCCAGGTCGGTGAACGCCGTCATGTCTGCGGTCTGGCCGTACAGGTGCACCGGGAGGAGAACCTTCGTCCGGTCCGTGACCTGGGCCTCCGCGGACGCTGCGGTCAGGTTGAAGTCGGTCGCGCTGATGTCGCCGAACCGTGCCGTCGCGCCGGCCTCGAGGATCGCGTTGAGGGTGGCGACGAACGTGAACGGGCTCGTGACGACCTCGTCGCCGGGCTCGAGGTCCAGCACCTGGAGAGCAGCGACGAGGGCGGTCGTCCCGTTGTTCACGGCCACAGCGTGCTCGACGCCCACCAGCTCGGCGAACCGTGACTCGAGCTCGGCGACCACCGGTCCTTGGGCGATGATCCCGGACCGGATCACCCCCAGGACCTTCTCTTCAACCTCGGGGCCGAGCTCGACGACGGAAATCGGGATCACGTGGGCACGTCCTCACCTCTCGTTCCCGCGAAGCGGGAAGACCTCCTGGACGGCGCCGGAGCACGCGAACGAAGGCACTCGGACTACGGGTAGCATCGGTGCGGAACATCCACCGACGCAGCATCATCCTAGCGACCGTCGGCGCGCCCATCGTGCCCCCTTCTGTGGTGGTACGCGGATGGTCAACACTCGGGACGTAGGGGAAGTGCGTGGTAGCAGAGAAGATCCATCGGACGGCGTCGGTCGGTCCAGGGGTCGAGCTCGGGCAGGACGTCGTCGTCGGTCCGTACGCGGTGCTGACGGGGCCCATGACGGTCGGCGACCGGACGTGGATCGGTGCGGGAGCGGCCCTCGGCGGCCCGCCCGAGACCAAGTCGGCCCGGATGAACTCGGCATGGGTCGGTGACCTCGACCACGCCGGAGTCGTCGTCGGCGCGGACGTGGTGGTCCGCGAGAACGCCGTGGTGCACCAGGGGACCTGGCGACCGACCGTGGTCGGGGACGGGGTGTGGCTGATGAACCGCAGCTACGTCGCCCACGACGTCGAGGTCGGCGAGTCGGCCGTGCTGTCGGCGGGCGTCAGCGTCGGGGGGCACGTCACGATCGGTGCTCGTGCCAACATCGGGCTCAACGCGAGCGTCCACCAGCGACGGGTCGTCGGTCCCGGCGCGATGGTCGGGATGGGCACGGCGCTCGCGCGTGACGTCCCGCCGTTCGCGCTCGTCTACGGTTCCCCGGCCCGGCTCGAGGGGGTCAACGCGCACCTCCTGCGCCTGTGCGGATACTCGGACGAGGTCGTCGACGCCCTGCGACGCGCCTACGAGGCGTCGGACGACCTGACGGCCGTGACCGTCACCGACGAGCTCGCGCCCGTGACGGCCGAGCTCGACGCGTGGAACCTCCTCGTCGCGCCGCGTCCCGTGCGCTCCGGCTCGGCAGCCCGATGACCGACCAGCAGACCGATCCGCTCAACGAGGACACCGGCAGCGACGTGGTCGCACCCCCGACCACGAAGTCGTCGCGTGGTGCGCTCCTGGCCGTCGCCCGCGTGGTCCTGCTGGTCGTGGTCATCGCCGCGGCCGGGTTCACGCTCTGGCGCTACTGGGACGACGTGTCCGTCACGGTCCAGGCGATGTCGTGGACGAGCCTCGTCCCGGCGACCCTGCTCGTGGCAGTGGGGATCGCGTGCGGGACCCTGAGCTGGCAGGTCCTGGTCGACGACCTGGGCAAGCCGATCGGGGCCCGTCGCGGCTCGCAGATCTTCCTCGTCGGGCAGCTCGGGAAGTACCTGCCCGGGTCGGTCTGGGCGTACGTGCTCCAGCTCGAGCTCGGGCGTCGAGCCGGGCTCGCGCGCGCACGTGTCTTCGCGGCCACGGTCTTCTCGCTCGCGGTGGCCGTCGTGGCCGCGCTCGTCGCGGGCGCCCTCGCCCTCCCGGAGCTCATGCAGGAGGATCCTTCCCTGGGCTGGATGCGCTGGCTCTACCTGCTGCTGCCCGTCGGTCTCGCCTGCCTCCACCCCAAGATCCTCACCGCGCTCGCGACGTTCGGCTTCCGGGTGCTGCGACGGCCTCGCCCGCCGCACCCGGTCCGGCTGCGGACGGTCCTCCACTCGCTGGCCTGGGCGCTCGGCTCCTACACGTGCTACGGCGTGCACCTGTGGCTCCTCGCGGGAACCCCCGACGGTGCGGGCCTGCGCCCGCTCGCCCTGTGCATCGGCGCCATGGGCATCGCGATGGTCTCCGGCCTGTTCGCCTTCGTGCTGCCGTCGGGCGCGGGCATCCGCGAGCTCGTGATCGTCACGGCACTGGCCCCGATGGTGGGGACCGGCCCCGCCGTGGCCGCCGCGGCCGTGTCGCGGGTCATCTTCACACTTGCCGACCTCGCGATGGCGGGCGGTGCGGCCGGTCTTGCGGTGATCGCGCGGCGCCGCGAGGGGCGGTACATCGGCGACGACGGACTCACCTGATCCGCCGTCGCCCCGACAAGGAGGTTCAGATGGCACGCGTGGTCGTGGTGGGTGCAGGGATCGTCGGACTGGCGGTCGCTCGGCAGCTCGCCGCACGGGGGGACGACGTCGTCGTCCTCGACAAGGAGGACGCTCTCGCCAGCCACCAGACGGGACGTAACTCCGGAGTGATCCACTCCGGCCTCTACTACACGCCTGGTAGTGCGAAGGCCCGGATGTGCGCTGCGGGTGCACGCTCGATGACCGAGTTCGCCCGGGAGCGAGGGGTCCCCTTCGACATCTGCGGCAAGCTCGTCGTCGCGGTCGACGAGAGCGAGCTCCCCAGCCTTCGGCGGATCGAGGAGCGGGCGCGCGCGAACGGTGTACCGGTCACGATGCTGACTCCCGAGCAGGCCCGCGAGCACGAGCCGTACGTCCGGTGCGTGGCCGCGCTGCGTGTCGAGTCGACCGGGATCATCAACTACCTCGGCGTGTGCCGGGAGCTGGCGGCCGACGTCGCCGGTGCCGCAGGCGGAGAGGTGCGGCTCGGGGAGAGCTTCGTCTCCGCAGAGACCACGCCGCACGGGGTGCGCGTGACGACCGATCGCCAGGTGCTCGAGGCCGACGCCCTGGTCACGTGCGCCGGCCTCCAGAGCGACCGGGTGGCCGCCGCCTCGGGCGTCGACCCGGAGGTGCGGATC
Proteins encoded:
- a CDS encoding acyltransferase, giving the protein MPPRTPGALPPNPYHEQAWIVGEPVIGEGTWIGAFTVIDGSGGLTIGAGCDISAGAQIYTHSSARRCVSGRRWNEVEREPVSIGDRVFIGAGAIVMMGVSIGDEAVVGAGAVVTADVPPRTVVAGVPARPVARVELPDDDGRPVFAPVD
- a CDS encoding Gfo/Idh/MocA family protein, coding for MSALRIALVGAGSMGRNHARVIAESSRTELAVVVDPAESVGRPVADQLGSRWAADLDGIGDVDAVVVAAATEHHYRLALDVIGAGLPLLIEKPVCPSLAQTYEVLDAAEAAGTPLMCGFLERYNPAVLVARQMVEEPRFVRAERHSPYAPRIRTGVGWDLLVHDVDLISQIFGGSDPLGLSVEVGHFHPSSVPGAEDVVETSLRFDGGGIASASASRIGQRKIRTLMIQELDRMIEVDLLRRGVTSYRHTTIESDESGRGFRQATEMEVPEIVGREPLATQLDRFVDLVDGRVDADVERRSIVPAHRIVQQALDAGLSALTV
- a CDS encoding DegT/DnrJ/EryC1/StrS family aminotransferase: MIPISVVELGPEVEEKVLGVIRSGIIAQGPVVAELESRFAELVGVEHAVAVNNGTTALVAALQVLDLEPGDEVVTSPFTFVATLNAILEAGATARFGDISATDFNLTAASAEAQVTDRTKVLLPVHLYGQTADMTAFTDLAGRQGLALVEDSAQSHGATFEGAGAGSFGIGCFSLYATKNLTSGEGGMITTNDAAIADRLRVLRNQGMRQRYQYEVAGHNYRLTDLQAAVALPQFDRYAEQLTRRRANAARLVELLDGVEGLVLPQQLPGREHVWHQFTVLLPSEVAHERDRIMEALRAEGVTSGVYYPRPVYDYDCYRSHPGVVISETPVADDVSSRCLSLPVHGRLSEDDVETVASAVRKVLS
- a CDS encoding DapH/DapD/GlmU-related protein; the protein is MVAEKIHRTASVGPGVELGQDVVVGPYAVLTGPMTVGDRTWIGAGAALGGPPETKSARMNSAWVGDLDHAGVVVGADVVVRENAVVHQGTWRPTVVGDGVWLMNRSYVAHDVEVGESAVLSAGVSVGGHVTIGARANIGLNASVHQRRVVGPGAMVGMGTALARDVPPFALVYGSPARLEGVNAHLLRLCGYSDEVVDALRRAYEASDDLTAVTVTDELAPVTAELDAWNLLVAPRPVRSGSAAR
- a CDS encoding lysylphosphatidylglycerol synthase domain-containing protein, producing MTDQQTDPLNEDTGSDVVAPPTTKSSRGALLAVARVVLLVVVIAAAGFTLWRYWDDVSVTVQAMSWTSLVPATLLVAVGIACGTLSWQVLVDDLGKPIGARRGSQIFLVGQLGKYLPGSVWAYVLQLELGRRAGLARARVFAATVFSLAVAVVAALVAGALALPELMQEDPSLGWMRWLYLLLPVGLACLHPKILTALATFGFRVLRRPRPPHPVRLRTVLHSLAWALGSYTCYGVHLWLLAGTPDGAGLRPLALCIGAMGIAMVSGLFAFVLPSGAGIRELVIVTALAPMVGTGPAVAAAAVSRVIFTLADLAMAGGAAGLAVIARRREGRYIGDDGLT
- the lhgO gene encoding L-2-hydroxyglutarate oxidase: MARVVVVGAGIVGLAVARQLAARGDDVVVLDKEDALASHQTGRNSGVIHSGLYYTPGSAKARMCAAGARSMTEFARERGVPFDICGKLVVAVDESELPSLRRIEERARANGVPVTMLTPEQAREHEPYVRCVAALRVESTGIINYLGVCRELAADVAGAAGGEVRLGESFVSAETTPHGVRVTTDRQVLEADALVTCAGLQSDRVAAASGVDPEVRIVPFRGEYFELTPEREHLVRGLIYPVPDPRFPFLGVHLTRSVSGGVHVGPNAVLALAREGYRWRDVVVGDVVDSLTWPGLWHLGARNVVPGAQEVLRSWSRRRFAASLSRLVPGIEAKDLTRAPAGVRAQAMRRDGSLVDDFLIQSDARQVHVLNAPSPAATCAFEIAEHIVGRVDEHLIH